One region of Hymenobacter sediminicola genomic DNA includes:
- a CDS encoding FAD-dependent monooxygenase produces MAHFLIIGGGIGGLSAAHALLAHGHTVRVYEAAPELREVGAGVVLGANAMRALHQLGLHELVRPQGTAVTHLHLLDQNGRLLQAADTAAFTRKLRFDNVGIHRAVLQQELLRGLPTDTVVLGKLFERFEETATGIEAHFADGTSTSADFLIGADGLRSRVRHQLLPKATLRYAGYTCWRAVVDGSQLALPEGQSGETWGAQGRRFGYVPVGGGRVYWFACLNSPAPQNPVFRSYRVADLQREFAGFHAPIPALLTLTRDEQLLWNDIQDLKPLSHLAYGRVLLLGDAGHATTPNLGQGAGMAIEDAAVLSQCLAQTTDIEAAFRRFEQRRLPRTTRIVRTSWQLGRVGQLEGRLLTTLRNTAMRLLPAAISRSQMAWLYEEV; encoded by the coding sequence ACACACGGTGCGGGTGTATGAGGCTGCGCCGGAGTTGCGGGAAGTGGGCGCGGGAGTAGTGCTCGGTGCTAATGCTATGCGCGCCCTGCACCAGCTAGGTCTTCACGAACTGGTGCGTCCGCAGGGCACGGCCGTTACACACCTCCATTTGCTTGACCAAAACGGCCGACTGCTCCAGGCGGCGGATACCGCGGCCTTCACGCGCAAGCTGAGGTTTGATAATGTGGGCATCCATCGGGCAGTATTGCAGCAGGAATTGCTGCGTGGATTGCCTACCGATACGGTAGTTCTGGGTAAGCTGTTTGAGCGTTTTGAGGAAACGGCAACAGGCATTGAGGCTCATTTTGCTGATGGCACTTCTACCTCCGCCGATTTCCTGATTGGGGCAGATGGTCTCCGCTCACGTGTGCGGCACCAGCTACTACCTAAAGCGACTCTTCGCTACGCCGGCTACACCTGCTGGCGGGCCGTTGTGGACGGCTCACAGCTAGCACTGCCGGAAGGCCAATCGGGCGAAACGTGGGGTGCGCAGGGCCGGCGGTTTGGGTATGTTCCGGTGGGCGGCGGCCGTGTATACTGGTTTGCCTGCCTGAACAGCCCTGCGCCGCAGAACCCGGTGTTTCGGTCGTATCGAGTCGCCGATTTGCAGCGGGAGTTTGCCGGCTTTCATGCTCCCATCCCGGCCCTTCTGACCCTCACCCGCGACGAACAACTCCTCTGGAATGACATTCAGGACCTGAAGCCTCTCTCCCACTTGGCATATGGCCGGGTACTCCTTCTCGGCGACGCCGGCCATGCCACTACGCCCAACCTGGGCCAGGGCGCTGGCATGGCCATTGAGGATGCGGCCGTACTCAGCCAGTGCCTTGCCCAAACAACTGATATTGAAGCCGCCTTTCGCCGCTTTGAGCAACGTCGGTTGCCCCGTACTACTCGCATCGTGCGCACTTCCTGGCAGCTGGGCCGAGTGGGGCAGCTCGAAGGCCGGCTGCTTACCACACTGCGCAACACCGCTATGCGGCTTTTGCCTGCGGCCATAAGCCGCAGCCAGATGGCGTGGCTGTACGAAGAGGTGTAG
- a CDS encoding endonuclease/exonuclease/phosphatase family protein: protein MPDFDTLPLWLTILHGLVLLLTVSTLVATLLPLLRETAWWIRIFDFPRLQIVAIALVTIGAALMLGWHQLPGYWGWAALGSLVAAVLYQWFRIMPYTRLVGKQVGDSTLKDGKRHLSLAMMNVLQFNKQSDKALAVLQDIDPDIIMTVETDQWWYEQLKPLEQTHPYTCHEPLDNTYGLLFFSRLPLENCEIKYLLDDDVPSLHTRVQLPDGRTWVRLYGLHPKPPAPAESKTSTKRDAELLLVGKAIDNKEEPTIVFGDMNDVAWSHTSELFRRISGLLDPRVGRGLLPTFHADYSLLRWPLDHVFVSADFKVDDMERLPYVGSDHFPIFIKLSYEPHDKAEQEENCEEADADDHAEAVEKIKEGFEEEDEEEAHEAANPDQPKKELTT, encoded by the coding sequence GTGCCCGACTTCGACACTCTTCCGCTTTGGCTTACTATACTGCACGGGTTAGTGCTACTGCTCACGGTGAGTACGCTGGTAGCCACCCTGCTGCCACTACTGCGAGAAACTGCCTGGTGGATTCGGATTTTTGACTTTCCGCGTCTGCAGATTGTGGCCATAGCGCTGGTCACCATTGGGGCCGCGCTGATGCTGGGCTGGCACCAGTTGCCTGGCTATTGGGGCTGGGCCGCTTTGGGCTCGTTGGTAGCGGCGGTGCTCTATCAGTGGTTTCGAATTATGCCCTACACGCGGCTGGTTGGCAAGCAAGTCGGCGATAGTACGCTGAAAGACGGCAAGCGGCACCTGAGTCTGGCCATGATGAACGTGCTGCAGTTCAATAAGCAGAGCGACAAAGCCCTAGCCGTGTTGCAGGACATCGACCCCGATATTATCATGACGGTGGAGACGGACCAATGGTGGTATGAGCAGCTGAAGCCACTGGAGCAGACTCACCCCTACACCTGTCACGAGCCACTCGACAACACGTACGGGCTGTTGTTTTTCTCCCGGTTGCCGCTGGAAAACTGCGAGATAAAATACCTGCTCGACGACGATGTGCCCTCCTTGCACACTCGGGTTCAGCTGCCTGATGGCCGCACCTGGGTACGGCTTTATGGTTTGCACCCGAAGCCGCCAGCACCAGCCGAATCAAAAACCAGTACCAAGCGCGACGCCGAATTGCTGCTGGTCGGCAAAGCCATAGATAACAAAGAAGAGCCTACCATCGTGTTCGGCGACATGAACGATGTGGCTTGGTCCCACACTTCCGAACTCTTTCGCCGGATCAGCGGGCTGCTGGACCCACGTGTGGGGCGCGGCCTGCTACCCACATTTCACGCCGATTACTCGCTGTTGCGCTGGCCTCTAGACCACGTTTTTGTGTCGGCTGATTTCAAGGTAGACGACATGGAGCGCCTGCCCTACGTCGGCTCCGACCACTTCCCCATCTTCATCAAACTCAGCTACGAGCCACATGATAAGGCTGAGCAGGAGGAAAACTGCGAAGAAGCCGATGCCGACGACCATGCCGAAGCAGTAGAGAAAATTAAAGAGGGTTTTGAGGAAGAAGACGAAGAAGAGGCTCATGAAGCCGCTAATCCGGATCAGCCCAAAAAGGAACTGACGACATAG
- the purE gene encoding 5-(carboxyamino)imidazole ribonucleotide mutase — protein sequence MGSQSDLKIMAAAAELLRQFGVTYEITLVSAHRTPHRLVEYAETARKRGLRVIIAGGGGAAHLPGMVASFTTLPVIGVPINSATSIHGLDSILSMLQMPAGVPVATVALDGATNAAVLATQMLALNNARLADVLEKYRTSLKDKVMRTIEELRKGGFSDD from the coding sequence ATGGGTTCCCAATCAGACCTGAAGATCATGGCGGCGGCCGCCGAATTGCTCCGGCAGTTCGGCGTGACGTATGAAATTACGCTGGTTTCGGCCCATCGTACGCCCCACCGCCTGGTAGAATACGCCGAAACGGCCCGTAAGCGGGGGTTGCGCGTGATTATTGCCGGTGGAGGCGGGGCTGCTCACTTGCCCGGCATGGTAGCTTCCTTCACCACGCTGCCTGTAATCGGAGTGCCCATCAATTCGGCCACTTCCATTCACGGGCTGGATTCCATTCTGTCGATGCTACAGATGCCAGCCGGCGTGCCTGTGGCCACGGTGGCCCTGGACGGAGCCACTAATGCAGCCGTACTGGCCACCCAGATGCTGGCTCTGAACAATGCGCGCCTCGCCGATGTGTTGGAGAAATACCGCACTTCCCTCAAGGATAAAGTAATGCGTACTATTGAAGAGCTGCGCAAAGGCGGTTTCAGCGACGACTAA
- a CDS encoding MarC family protein, which yields MEILLATFTTLFSVVNPFGAMPVFLTLTEDDTPTHRAGVALRACFYMVGVLTVSFFAGQYVLNFFGINIHHLRIAGGILLMRSAFDLLTPGGNRAKVSDATLEESMHKDDISFTPLAMPMLSGPGSMAVCIGLFTGKLSVPDMGLIVVGFCLVALAAYIILMSSLRLTRFLGRPGMAALARIMGFLTLAIGVNFLATAIVALFPGLSK from the coding sequence ATGGAAATTCTGCTCGCCACTTTCACCACCTTGTTTTCGGTCGTAAACCCTTTTGGGGCCATGCCGGTGTTTCTCACTCTCACTGAAGATGATACGCCCACGCACCGGGCGGGTGTGGCACTGCGGGCGTGCTTCTATATGGTGGGCGTGCTGACGGTTTCGTTTTTCGCGGGCCAGTATGTGCTCAACTTTTTCGGTATCAACATTCATCACCTGCGCATTGCGGGCGGCATCCTCCTCATGCGCTCTGCCTTCGATTTGCTGACCCCCGGCGGCAACCGCGCCAAAGTATCGGATGCCACGCTGGAGGAAAGTATGCACAAGGATGATATCAGCTTCACGCCGCTAGCCATGCCCATGCTTTCCGGCCCCGGCTCCATGGCCGTTTGTATTGGCCTGTTCACCGGCAAGCTGAGCGTGCCTGATATGGGCCTGATTGTGGTTGGTTTTTGCCTGGTGGCGTTGGCGGCTTATATAATCCTCATGTCGTCCCTTAGACTTACCCGGTTTCTGGGCCGCCCCGGCATGGCTGCCCTGGCCCGCATCATGGGCTTCCTGACGCTGGCCATCGGGGTGAATTTTCTGGCCACGGCCATCGTGGCGCTGTTTCCGGGGCTGAGCAAGTAG
- the hemE gene encoding uroporphyrinogen decarboxylase: MLKNDLLLRAACGEETERTPVWLMRQAGRILPEYRALRARLSGFKELVETPELAAEVTIQPVDALDVDAAIIFSDILVVPEAMGLTYEMVEARGPLFPETIKNAHDVERMRIADPEEHLGYVLEAIRVTKRALNGRVPLIGFAGAPWTILAYMVEGHGSKTFSKARRMLYQEPELAHALLRKITATTIAYLKAQVEAGANIVQVFDSWAGILPPAHYQEFSSRYIAEICAAIPSVPVTVFAKGAFWAVEEFAQFPCRTIGLDWNQDPRAVRPLVGDKTLQGNLDPCALYGTPAQVRAATTAMLDQFGPHRHIANLGHGVYPDTNPDNVKVFIETVKEYSPKLRG; the protein is encoded by the coding sequence ATGCTGAAGAACGACCTCCTCCTCCGTGCCGCCTGTGGCGAAGAAACTGAGCGCACTCCTGTATGGCTGATGCGCCAGGCCGGCCGCATTCTGCCCGAATACCGTGCACTGCGCGCCCGCCTCAGCGGTTTCAAAGAATTGGTAGAAACTCCTGAACTGGCCGCTGAAGTAACCATTCAGCCCGTGGACGCGCTGGATGTGGATGCTGCTATCATCTTCTCCGACATTCTGGTGGTGCCCGAAGCCATGGGCCTGACCTACGAAATGGTAGAAGCCCGCGGGCCGCTGTTTCCGGAAACCATCAAAAACGCGCATGACGTGGAACGCATGCGCATCGCCGACCCCGAGGAGCACCTTGGCTACGTGCTGGAAGCCATCCGGGTCACGAAGCGCGCCTTGAATGGCCGGGTTCCGCTTATCGGTTTCGCAGGTGCGCCCTGGACCATTCTGGCGTACATGGTGGAGGGCCACGGCTCCAAAACCTTCAGCAAAGCCCGCCGCATGCTCTACCAGGAGCCGGAACTGGCGCACGCGCTGCTGCGCAAAATCACGGCTACGACCATTGCGTATCTGAAAGCTCAGGTAGAGGCCGGAGCCAATATTGTGCAGGTATTCGACTCGTGGGCCGGCATTCTGCCGCCTGCTCATTACCAGGAGTTCAGCAGCCGCTACATTGCTGAAATCTGCGCGGCTATTCCCTCGGTGCCCGTTACGGTGTTTGCTAAAGGTGCTTTCTGGGCCGTGGAAGAATTTGCACAGTTCCCCTGCCGCACCATCGGCCTCGACTGGAATCAGGACCCGCGGGCCGTCCGTCCGCTCGTGGGCGACAAAACGCTGCAGGGCAACCTCGACCCCTGTGCCCTCTATGGTACGCCTGCGCAGGTGCGCGCCGCCACCACGGCTATGCTCGACCAGTTTGGCCCGCACCGCCACATTGCCAACCTGGGCCACGGCGTATACCCCGACACCAATCCCGATAACGTGAAGGTGTTTATTGAGACGGTGAAGGAGTACAGCCCGAAGCTGCGCGGCTAA
- a CDS encoding bifunctional heptose 7-phosphate kinase/heptose 1-phosphate adenyltransferase — MPAAAIPPTSLPELFAAFNHLTVLIVGDVMMDAYVWGKAARLSPEAPVPVVNVSRTEQRLGGAANVALNVQALGATPLLCAVIGEDQGGDQLLELLQSNQLSAEGIVRSGHRPTTVKQRILAHGQQLLRIDSEVETDLNAAENTDLTARFEQLLSRADVVIFEDYDKGVLHEASIRHFIQLARQRGIPTVVDPKKKNFLAYRNCTLFKPNLKELREGLKLEFGDTDADRPHFEAAVARLREVLTPEIVLVTLSERGVFVENGELTRTYIPAHLRSISDVSGAGDTVISIAALCVALGLPAPVTAALANLGGGLVCEQVGVVPIEKSLLLAEAQEKRVL, encoded by the coding sequence ATGCCCGCTGCTGCTATACCGCCCACTTCACTTCCCGAACTGTTTGCCGCTTTCAACCATCTGACCGTGCTGATTGTGGGCGACGTGATGATGGACGCGTACGTGTGGGGTAAGGCCGCGCGTCTTTCTCCGGAAGCGCCGGTGCCAGTAGTAAACGTGAGCCGCACGGAGCAGCGACTTGGCGGAGCGGCCAACGTGGCTCTAAACGTGCAGGCGCTAGGTGCCACGCCGTTGCTGTGCGCCGTGATAGGAGAGGACCAGGGCGGTGACCAGTTGCTGGAACTACTACAAAGTAACCAGCTCTCCGCTGAAGGCATCGTGCGTTCCGGGCATCGTCCCACCACCGTCAAGCAGCGCATTCTGGCGCACGGCCAACAGTTGCTGCGGATTGATTCGGAAGTAGAAACCGACCTGAACGCAGCGGAGAATACTGATCTGACGGCACGTTTCGAGCAGCTGCTGAGCCGTGCTGATGTCGTGATTTTTGAGGACTACGATAAGGGTGTCCTGCATGAAGCTAGCATTCGGCATTTCATTCAGCTGGCACGGCAGCGCGGTATTCCTACCGTCGTCGACCCCAAAAAGAAGAACTTCCTGGCTTACCGCAACTGCACGCTGTTCAAGCCCAACCTGAAAGAGCTGCGCGAAGGACTGAAGCTGGAATTTGGGGATACGGATGCCGACCGGCCGCACTTTGAAGCCGCTGTAGCGCGGTTGCGCGAGGTACTTACACCCGAAATTGTGCTGGTGACCCTCTCGGAGCGCGGGGTATTTGTGGAAAACGGCGAACTGACGCGCACCTACATTCCGGCGCACCTGCGTAGCATCTCCGACGTATCCGGTGCCGGCGACACAGTTATCAGCATTGCGGCTCTGTGTGTAGCGCTGGGTTTGCCAGCTCCCGTTACGGCGGCGCTGGCCAATCTGGGCGGCGGCCTGGTGTGTGAGCAGGTAGGCGTAGTCCCGATTGAAAAAAGCCTGCTGCTGGCCGAAGCACAGGAGAAGCGGGTGCTCTAG
- a CDS encoding pyridoxal phosphate-dependent aminotransferase, which translates to MSDATTLTPSILSDRINAMQESQTIAMAKKARELAAQGVDVISLSFGEPDFQTPQYIKDAAKKALDDGYTFYTPVPGYPDLRQAICDKLQRDNQLDYKPENIVVSTGAKQALANAVLSLVNPGDEVIVFAPYWVSYEEMVKLAEGTTITLMGALENDFKVTAQELEAAITPRTKLIMYSSPCNPTGSVFSREELAAIAEVVARHPQVHVLADEIYEYINFVGEHVSMAQFADIKDRVITVNGFSKGYAMTGWRIGYLAARKEIASACEKMQSQITSGTCSITQRAALAALQGGRSSADEMVAAYRRRRDLVLTLCQDIPGFRTPTPSGAFYVFPDVTGYFGKTTPSGDVIHNASDLALFMLNDGHVAAVDGGAFGAPNCIRFSTAAADEKLREAFIRIKNSLAKLQ; encoded by the coding sequence ATGTCCGACGCTACCACGCTCACGCCTTCTATCCTGTCCGACCGAATCAATGCCATGCAGGAGTCGCAGACTATTGCCATGGCTAAAAAAGCCCGCGAACTGGCCGCGCAGGGCGTGGATGTGATTAGTCTGAGCTTTGGCGAACCTGATTTTCAGACGCCGCAATACATCAAAGACGCCGCCAAAAAAGCCCTCGACGACGGTTACACGTTCTACACGCCTGTGCCCGGCTATCCCGACCTGCGGCAGGCCATCTGCGACAAGCTGCAGCGCGACAATCAGCTCGACTACAAGCCCGAAAATATTGTGGTGAGTACCGGTGCCAAGCAGGCGCTGGCCAACGCCGTGCTCAGCCTGGTAAATCCCGGCGACGAGGTGATTGTGTTTGCGCCCTATTGGGTAAGCTACGAGGAGATGGTAAAGCTAGCCGAGGGCACCACCATCACGCTGATGGGCGCGCTGGAAAACGACTTCAAAGTGACGGCACAAGAGCTGGAAGCGGCCATTACGCCCCGCACCAAGCTGATTATGTACTCCTCGCCCTGCAACCCCACCGGCTCGGTATTCTCGCGGGAAGAGCTGGCGGCCATTGCTGAAGTGGTAGCCCGCCATCCGCAGGTGCACGTGCTGGCCGATGAGATTTACGAGTACATCAATTTTGTGGGCGAGCATGTGAGCATGGCACAGTTCGCCGATATCAAAGACCGGGTCATCACCGTGAACGGCTTCTCGAAAGGCTATGCCATGACGGGCTGGCGGATTGGCTACCTGGCGGCCCGAAAGGAAATAGCTAGCGCCTGCGAGAAAATGCAGAGCCAGATTACATCTGGTACCTGCTCCATCACGCAGCGAGCGGCGCTGGCGGCGCTGCAGGGCGGCCGCAGCTCCGCCGATGAAATGGTGGCAGCTTACCGCCGCCGCCGCGACCTGGTGCTGACGCTGTGCCAGGATATTCCAGGCTTCCGGACGCCTACGCCCAGCGGGGCGTTTTACGTTTTTCCGGACGTGACGGGCTATTTCGGCAAAACCACGCCCAGCGGTGATGTCATCCACAATGCGTCGGACCTTGCTCTGTTCATGCTCAACGATGGCCACGTGGCTGCCGTGGATGGCGGCGCCTTCGGGGCGCCGAACTGCATCCGGTTCAGCACCGCCGCCGCCGATGAAAAACTGCGTGAAGCCTTCATTCGCATCAAAAACAGTCTGGCGAAGCTGCAGTAA